The Pseudomonas sp. S06B 330 genome contains the following window.
ACCCTGACGGTGGCCGAGAACCTGTTTCTCGACAACCTGCCCAGCCGCGCTGGCTGGATCAATCGCAAGCGCCTGCGCCAGTTGGCCCAGGCGGCTATGGCCCAAGTCGGCCTGGAGGCCATCGACCCGGACATGCCCGTCGGCGAGCTGGGCATCGGTCACCAGCAGATGGTGGAAATCGCCCGCAACCTGATCGGCGACTGCCATGTACTAATTTTCGATGAGCCCACGGCCATGCTCACGGCGCGCGAGGTCGAGTTGCTGTTTACGCAAATCGAACGTCTGCAGCAGCGTGGGGTGGCCATCGTGTACATCTCTCACCGCCTGGAAGAACTCAAGCGTATCGCCCAGCGCATCGCCGTCCTGCGCGACGGCAAGCTGGTGTGTGTCGAGCCTATGGCGCGCTACAGCAGCGCGCAGTTGGTCAACCTGATGGTCGGTCGCGAACTGGCCGAACACATCGACCTGGGGCGGCGTCAGATCGGTGCGCCGATTCTCAAGGTCAATGGCCTGAGTCGCGCCGACAAGGTGTGCGATGTGTCCTTCCAGGTGCGCAGCGGCGAAATCTTCGGTATCTCCGGGCTGATTGGCGCGGGCCGTACCGAGTTGTTGCGCCTGATTTACGGCGCCGACCAAGCCGACAGCGGCAGTATCGAGCTGGGCAATCCGGCGCGCCCGGTGCAGATCGATTCACCCTCGGCCGCAGTGCGTGAAGGCATTGCGCTGATCACCGAAGACCGCAAGGGTGAAGGCCTGCTGTTGTCGCAATCGATCAGCGCCAACATCGCCTTGGGCAACCTGCCGGCCATTTCTCGCGCGGGTGTGCTCGACAGCAGCGCCGAACGTGAGCTGGCCCTGCGTCAGATCACGGCCATGCGCATTCGCAGCTCCAGCCCCGAACAAGTGGTCGGCGAGTTGTCGGGCGGCAATCAGCAGAAGGTGGTGATTGGCCGCTGGCTGGAGCGCGACTGCGCGGTGTTGCTGTTCGATGAGCCAACGCGCGGTATCGACGTCGGTGCCAAGTTCGACATCTACGGCCTGCTCGCTGAGTTGGCGCGCCAGGGCAAGGCGCTGGTGGTGGTCTCCA
Protein-coding sequences here:
- a CDS encoding sugar ABC transporter ATP-binding protein, yielding MSATTDVVLSVSAIGKTYAQPVLGDIDLSLYRGEVLALTGENGAGKSTLSKIIGGLELPSTGHMHYQGQPYKPGSRAAAERLGVRMVMQELNLLPTLTVAENLFLDNLPSRAGWINRKRLRQLAQAAMAQVGLEAIDPDMPVGELGIGHQQMVEIARNLIGDCHVLIFDEPTAMLTAREVELLFTQIERLQQRGVAIVYISHRLEELKRIAQRIAVLRDGKLVCVEPMARYSSAQLVNLMVGRELAEHIDLGRRQIGAPILKVNGLSRADKVCDVSFQVRSGEIFGISGLIGAGRTELLRLIYGADQADSGSIELGNPARPVQIDSPSAAVREGIALITEDRKGEGLLLSQSISANIALGNLPAISRAGVLDSSAERELALRQITAMRIRSSSPEQVVGELSGGNQQKVVIGRWLERDCAVLLFDEPTRGIDVGAKFDIYGLLAELARQGKALVVVSSDLRELMLICDRIAVLSAGRLIDTFERDHWSQDQLLAAAFAGYQKRDALLHEAAPRTTP